One stretch of Bacteroidales bacterium DNA includes these proteins:
- a CDS encoding arginine decarboxylase, with translation MKNSYFNLIEQTYYFPQEGFDLRGEYLTFHGISLQYLINKYGTPFRLIYLPKIGEQIKKARNLFNRAINANNYSGKYHFCYCTKCCHFYHVISAALKHDVHLETSSSFDIDLIVKLHKNGELSKDRIIVHNGYKSEEYLQKILNLQKLGFKNSIIVLDSENELDRLLPLVGNQKIKLGMRMAIEEEPQSAYYTSRLGLPPSAILNVYRNKIKSQSNIELKMLHFFVDSGIKDSMYYWGVFNKALSIYAELKKECPQLNSFNLGGGFPIRNHLGFEYDYEYMIKEIVKNIKEVCANEHIEEPNIFTEFGKFTVGESGATIFKVVDTKQQNDKEKWYMVDNSLMNTIPDAWSLNEKFILLPINKWYNPYTKINIGGISCDHSDYYNSEDFNQQLLLPDIESHDPEALYLGFFHTGAYQDSISGYGGIKHCLIPAPKHVIIDRDEKGNFFDYVFRHEQTVDDMLSILGYNEEE, from the coding sequence TCCACGGAATTTCACTTCAATATCTAATCAATAAATACGGTACGCCTTTTCGGTTGATTTATCTTCCGAAAATAGGTGAACAAATAAAAAAGGCACGAAATCTATTTAACCGTGCTATCAATGCAAATAATTATTCCGGGAAATATCATTTTTGTTATTGCACGAAATGTTGTCACTTCTATCATGTTATTAGTGCTGCACTTAAGCATGATGTACATTTGGAAACATCTTCTTCTTTCGATATTGATCTTATTGTAAAACTTCACAAAAACGGTGAGCTGAGCAAAGATCGTATTATTGTGCATAATGGTTATAAATCGGAAGAATATCTTCAAAAAATATTAAATCTTCAAAAACTCGGATTTAAAAATTCGATAATAGTACTCGATAGTGAAAATGAGTTAGACAGACTGCTTCCTCTTGTGGGAAATCAGAAAATAAAACTCGGTATGAGAATGGCTATCGAAGAAGAACCGCAATCCGCATACTATACCTCTCGTCTGGGATTACCGCCAAGCGCTATTCTAAATGTTTATCGCAATAAAATCAAATCACAATCGAATATTGAACTTAAAATGCTTCATTTCTTTGTTGATTCGGGAATTAAAGACAGTATGTATTATTGGGGCGTTTTCAATAAGGCTCTTTCAATTTATGCCGAATTAAAAAAAGAATGCCCGCAACTTAATTCGTTTAATCTTGGCGGCGGATTTCCGATTAGGAATCATCTCGGTTTTGAGTATGATTATGAATACATGATTAAGGAAATCGTTAAAAATATTAAAGAAGTTTGTGCTAACGAACATATTGAAGAACCGAATATTTTTACCGAATTCGGAAAATTTACAGTTGGAGAAAGCGGCGCTACGATTTTTAAAGTTGTTGATACTAAACAACAAAACGATAAAGAAAAATGGTATATGGTTGATAATAGTTTGATGAATACCATTCCCGATGCTTGGTCATTAAATGAAAAGTTTATTCTGTTACCGATAAATAAATGGTATAATCCTTATACTAAGATAAATATCGGAGGAATTAGTTGCGACCATTCCGATTATTATAATTCGGAAGACTTTAATCAGCAATTATTACTTCCTGATATAGAATCTCACGATCCGGAAGCGCTTTATCTCGGTTTTTTTCATACCGGAGCTTACCAGGACTCGATTAGTGGTTACGGAGGTATTAAACATTGCCTGATTCCGGCGCCGAAACATGTTATTATTGATCGTGACGAAAAAGGAAATTTCTTCGATTATGTTTTCCGTCACGAACAAACCGTAGATGACATGTTGAGTATTTTAGGCTATAATGAGGAAGAATAA
- a CDS encoding chromate transporter produces MLYLQLFWTYFKIGLLSFGGGYAMLSFIQTEVVEKHQWISMEEFTDIVAISQMTPGPIGINSATYIGYTVTGNVWGSVIATLAVCIPSLIIVLTISYYYNKFRNNKIFNAALSGLRPAAVGLIAAAVLLLITPQNFIDYKSWIIFGVSFLLVYFAKLHPIVLILLAGGVGYLLY; encoded by the coding sequence ATGTTATATCTACAACTTTTCTGGACATATTTTAAAATCGGACTTTTGAGTTTTGGTGGCGGATATGCCATGCTTTCGTTTATTCAAACAGAAGTTGTTGAAAAGCATCAGTGGATAAGCATGGAGGAGTTTACAGATATTGTTGCAATCTCACAAATGACTCCCGGCCCTATCGGAATTAATTCGGCTACTTATATCGGTTACACTGTTACAGGAAATGTTTGGGGCTCTGTTATTGCAACTCTTGCGGTATGTATTCCTTCCTTAATAATAGTTCTTACTATATCTTATTATTACAATAAATTTAGAAATAATAAAATTTTCAATGCGGCATTATCCGGATTACGTCCTGCAGCGGTCGGATTAATTGCAGCGGCAGTATTGCTTCTTATTACACCACAAAACTTTATTGATTATAAAAGTTGGATAATTTTCGGCGTTTCCTTTTTATTAGTATATTTCGCCAAATTACATCCTATTGTGTTAATTCTTCTCGCCGGCGGTGTCGGGTATTTGCTCTACTGA
- the rpe gene encoding ribulose-phosphate 3-epimerase: MKPLIAPSLLSADFSNLIKDIEMINNSEADWFHVDVMDGVFVPNISFGQPVIKHIKRFAKKPLDVHLMIVQPERYLASFKEAGADILSVQYEACTHLHRTVYAIKDLGMKAGVVLNPSTPVNVLEDIIIDVDMVLLMSVNPGFGGQKFIENTYHKLDQLRDLMTRRNADCYVEVDGGVTLDNKNKLIKHGANVLVAGNTVFASEDPIGTIAKLKENF, from the coding sequence ATGAAACCTTTAATTGCACCATCTTTATTATCTGCCGATTTTTCTAATCTGATTAAGGATATTGAAATGATTAACAACAGCGAAGCCGATTGGTTTCATGTTGATGTGATGGACGGTGTTTTTGTGCCGAATATTTCTTTTGGGCAACCGGTAATAAAACATATTAAAAGGTTCGCAAAGAAACCTCTTGATGTACATTTAATGATAGTTCAACCGGAAAGATATCTTGCTTCTTTCAAGGAAGCAGGCGCTGATATTTTATCGGTTCAATACGAAGCTTGTACACATCTACATCGTACGGTTTATGCAATTAAGGATTTGGGTATGAAAGCCGGAGTGGTTTTAAATCCGTCAACACCGGTTAATGTTCTGGAAGATATTATTATAGATGTTGATATGGTTTTACTGATGTCTGTAAATCCTGGCTTCGGAGGACAGAAATTTATTGAAAATACATATCATAAACTTGATCAATTGAGAGATTTGATGACAAGAAGAAATGCCGATTGTTATGTTGAGGTGGATGGCGGTGTAACTCTTGATAATAAAAATAAATTAATTAAACACGGAGCAAACGTACTTGTTGCCGGAAATACTGTTTTTGCATCTGAAGATCCTATAGGAACGATAGCTAAATTGAAAGAAAATTTTTAG
- a CDS encoding YihY/virulence factor BrkB family protein: MREKTDLWLSLENSKFLKRYIERAKHRYPKWCQGARYYDVLKNFVNGMHYGFLDSRASAIAFQFFIALFPFVLALATLIPYFPIDMEIIVETFSSIFTFEATSYLISMFEESFSRPKIGLTSISFLILLFFASKGLSTMMKSLNNSYQAVLDRPWWVMRIISLIFAVIIFILLIIIVLILSYQTAYVKFINEATLGGQLLVWLFRLIKLSLLMFFSIAIISFIYYYSPGGEKKVFKLWSPGAFIAVVIIGLGAYIFRIYIVNFNNYNYLYGSLGAMIIFLVLLKTCAIALIIGFEFNAAIWTAKKSLKSSVEQIPDTAGEKN; encoded by the coding sequence ATGCGAGAAAAGACAGATTTGTGGTTGTCGCTTGAGAACAGCAAATTCCTTAAGAGATACATTGAACGGGCAAAACATAGATACCCGAAATGGTGTCAGGGAGCGAGATATTACGATGTACTGAAAAATTTTGTTAACGGCATGCATTACGGGTTTCTGGACTCACGTGCTTCGGCAATTGCATTCCAGTTTTTTATTGCATTATTCCCGTTTGTTTTGGCATTGGCAACTTTAATTCCGTATTTCCCTATAGATATGGAAATTATTGTGGAAACATTTTCAAGTATCTTTACTTTTGAAGCTACATCTTATCTAATATCAATGTTTGAGGAATCTTTTTCCCGACCGAAAATCGGGTTGACTTCAATTTCATTTTTGATCTTGCTTTTCTTTGCTTCAAAGGGATTGAGTACTATGATGAAATCGCTGAACAATTCTTATCAGGCAGTACTTGATAGACCTTGGTGGGTTATGAGAATTATTTCTTTGATTTTCGCTGTGATAATATTTATTTTACTAATAATCATAGTATTGATTCTTTCGTATCAAACGGCTTATGTAAAATTTATTAATGAAGCTACTTTAGGCGGACAATTGTTAGTATGGTTATTTAGATTAATTAAGTTGAGTTTGCTGATGTTTTTCTCAATAGCTATAATTTCCTTTATCTATTATTATTCGCCCGGAGGAGAGAAAAAAGTATTTAAGTTATGGTCGCCCGGAGCTTTTATTGCGGTTGTGATTATAGGACTTGGCGCTTATATTTTTAGAATATATATTGTTAATTTTAATAATTATAATTATTTATATGGCTCCTTGGGAGCTATGATAATATTTTTAGTTTTGCTGAAAACATGTGCAATAGCTCTGATTATCGGATTTGAATTTAATGCGGCAATTTGGACTGCAAAAAAGAGTCTGAAATCGTCAGTAGAGCAAATACCCGACACCGCCGGCGAGAAGAATTAA
- the rlmH gene encoding 23S rRNA (pseudouridine(1915)-N(3))-methyltransferase RlmH → MKITFLLCGKTSEKWISEGINLYSKRIKNYISFEEKILPDLKNSSKLSVIEIKSKEGEQILNELDVSDFLILLDENGNTFSSISFANELQKLMNTGRKRFVFLVGGPYGFSPEVFKRANMKISLSEMTFSHQIIRVIFLEQLYRAFTILNNEPYHHQ, encoded by the coding sequence ATGAAAATTACTTTTTTGCTATGCGGAAAAACTTCGGAGAAATGGATTTCGGAAGGAATAAATTTATATTCGAAACGAATTAAAAATTATATTTCTTTTGAAGAAAAAATTCTTCCGGATTTAAAAAACAGTTCAAAACTATCTGTTATTGAAATAAAAAGTAAAGAAGGGGAACAAATTTTAAATGAATTAGATGTTTCGGATTTTTTAATCCTTCTGGATGAAAACGGAAATACTTTTTCATCAATTTCTTTCGCAAATGAACTTCAAAAACTTATGAATACGGGAAGAAAAAGATTTGTATTCTTAGTTGGTGGCCCTTATGGGTTTTCTCCTGAAGTTTTTAAACGAGCAAACATGAAAATATCATTATCGGAAATGACTTTCTCACATCAAATCATAAGAGTAATTTTTCTCGAACAATTATACAGAGCATTCACAATTTTAAATAATGAACCTTATCATCATCAATAA
- a CDS encoding ABC-F family ATP-binding cassette domain-containing protein: MNYVEVDNLYKSFAEKVLFEDISFKIEKGEKIALIAKNGTGKTTLINIILGNELPDNGKILLRDDIHINFLNQDTNLNPALTIFETIFESENSFVKCIKNYQKSLSDYEEDNSKTEELENAIAMMDSHDAWNYENKIKEILHIFEIPDFDEMVGNLSGGQQKRLALAKVLIDKCDLLFLDEPTNHLDIGMIEWLESYLIKEKITLFLISHDRYFIDNICDVIFELDDHKLYRYKSSAAGSEMSNRNVEYEVEKLHKPKGAYSNFLVKKAEREEMEVKSIEKARNRYKVELDWMRRQPQARQHKSKKRIETFYEIEKVAKQTIRNDKYNFNVEATRLGKKIMEIYNLSKSYGQKKLISNFSYTFMKDDKIGIIGKNGAGKSTFFKLLTKQIKPDSGRIITGDTLRIGYFGQEGLLFNNEKKIIDIVKEFTEVVNIDSKEIGASQFLTWFNFPPAVQHNKYGKLSGGEKRRFYLLLILLQQPNFLILDEPTNDLDIQTLNLLEEFLETYEGVLLIASHDRLFLDKLSNHIFAFEGDGIIKDFPGNYSQYVEWKVKKTLKEKQVKKEIKQAEIVNEPKENNAVRKATFKEKKEYDELTNKIELLEAEKKDIINKLNEIQDPVKLDSLSKRYAEIEEELTLMENRWLELAEIIEG, translated from the coding sequence ATGAATTATGTTGAAGTAGATAACCTTTATAAATCTTTTGCCGAAAAAGTTCTTTTCGAAGATATTTCTTTTAAGATTGAAAAAGGAGAGAAGATTGCTTTGATTGCCAAAAACGGCACGGGAAAAACTACGCTAATTAATATCATCTTAGGTAACGAACTGCCTGATAACGGAAAAATTTTACTTAGAGATGATATTCATATCAACTTTCTAAATCAAGACACTAACTTAAATCCGGCACTTACGATTTTTGAGACCATCTTTGAATCTGAGAACAGTTTTGTAAAATGTATTAAAAATTACCAAAAGAGTTTATCTGATTATGAAGAAGATAACAGCAAAACTGAAGAACTTGAAAACGCAATTGCTATGATGGATTCTCACGATGCCTGGAATTACGAGAATAAAATAAAAGAAATCCTTCATATTTTTGAGATTCCTGATTTCGATGAAATGGTTGGTAATCTGTCTGGCGGACAACAGAAACGGCTTGCTTTAGCTAAAGTTCTTATAGACAAATGCGATTTGTTGTTTTTAGATGAACCGACAAATCATCTTGATATCGGTATGATTGAATGGCTCGAGAGTTATCTTATTAAGGAGAAAATAACTTTATTTTTGATTTCTCACGACAGATATTTTATTGATAACATCTGCGATGTTATTTTCGAGCTTGATGATCATAAACTTTACAGATACAAGAGCAGCGCCGCCGGCTCGGAAATGAGTAATCGTAATGTCGAATATGAAGTAGAAAAACTTCATAAACCCAAAGGCGCCTACAGTAATTTTCTCGTAAAGAAAGCCGAACGGGAAGAAATGGAAGTGAAAAGTATTGAAAAAGCAAGAAATAGATATAAGGTTGAACTTGATTGGATGAGAAGGCAACCACAAGCAAGGCAACATAAATCGAAAAAAAGAATCGAAACATTTTACGAAATAGAAAAAGTTGCAAAGCAAACAATTCGTAATGACAAATATAATTTTAATGTTGAAGCAACTCGACTCGGAAAGAAAATAATGGAGATTTATAATCTTTCTAAGTCTTACGGACAAAAGAAATTAATCAGTAATTTTTCATATACTTTTATGAAAGATGATAAGATTGGTATTATCGGAAAAAACGGAGCAGGAAAATCTACTTTCTTTAAATTACTTACCAAACAGATAAAACCGGATTCCGGAAGGATTATTACCGGAGATACTTTACGTATAGGTTATTTCGGACAAGAAGGATTACTGTTCAATAATGAAAAGAAGATTATTGATATTGTCAAGGAGTTTACCGAAGTTGTGAATATTGACAGTAAAGAAATCGGTGCATCACAATTTCTAACATGGTTTAATTTCCCGCCGGCCGTACAGCATAATAAATACGGAAAACTCAGCGGCGGCGAAAAACGCAGATTCTACTTATTACTCATACTACTCCAGCAACCGAATTTTCTGATTCTTGATGAACCGACTAATGACTTGGATATTCAAACATTAAATCTTCTTGAAGAATTTCTGGAAACTTATGAGGGTGTTTTGTTAATAGCATCTCATGATCGACTCTTCTTAGACAAACTCTCAAATCATATTTTCGCTTTCGAAGGAGACGGCATTATAAAAGATTTTCCCGGTAATTATTCACAATACGTCGAATGGAAAGTCAAAAAAACACTTAAGGAGAAACAAGTAAAAAAGGAAATCAAACAAGCCGAGATTGTAAATGAACCTAAAGAAAACAATGCTGTCAGAAAAGCCACATTTAAGGAGAAAAAAGAATATGATGAGTTAACAAATAAAATAGAATTATTAGAAGCAGAGAAAAAGGATATAATAAATAAGCTAAACGAAATACAAGATCCTGTGAAATTGGATTCATTAAGCAAGCGTTATGCTGAAATTGAAGAAGAATTAACTTTGATGGAAAATCGTTGGCTGGAATTAGCTGAAATTATTGAAGGATAA